A segment of the Marmota flaviventris isolate mMarFla1 chromosome 2, mMarFla1.hap1, whole genome shotgun sequence genome:
CCTCTCACAATGTCAATTACCAAAAAGTAAAGAGATATCAAGTTGATATTGGGAATGTGGATAAGGGACTCTTTAACAATATTGGTATGAATGCAAACATGTAACCTTTGTGgataattatattcttaaaaattaaaatggagctAATAGTGTGTCATGCCTATgttatggaatattatttaactttaaaagtttgtaaaatatactttttacaaTGTGGAGCAAACtggctaaatgaaataagccagacttagataAACAATGTATGAACTTACTCttatgtagaaatttaaaatagttgAATGAATAGTAAGAAGCAGACCTGTTACCAGGAACAGAGTGGATGATGAAATAAGGagaactagaataaataaattttaaaaagaacactaaACAATATGAGTAATCTAGAGAAAATGTAGCATAAGCATTAtagtaaataatatattattgcaTACAGAACATTGTGCTGAGAGAAGATTGTAGCAGCTCTAACCACAAACACAGACTAATACTACAGATTcctactatacacacacacagacacacatacacccacatgCTCACACACCCAACATGTCTGTGTAAACTGATGAACgtgctcattttattttactataaaagCATTTTACTAAGTGTATGCACATCAAAATTTCATGTTAAACCCTCAAGTCTAtaccataaaaatgaatttaaaaaaataaataaggcacaACTGTGCCAACAAACAAAACAGATTGATGGTTGCCTGAGTCAGGGTGTAGTATGTGGTTGATGGTGAAATAACATAGGAGAATttctaagttttaatttttatacataagTTACATcgtaaataaaattcaaaaattgaaaattaaaaggcATTCACAAAATGATAGGACTTCTGTTACTTTATCACCAACATCATCGTTGCTTtttgaagataaaacaaaatcatatacAACCTCCAACTCTCCTCAAAAACAACAACCTCCCCATATGCTACTGCTCAGACATTCCTCACTTTATAGCTCTGTTACATTGGACAAGTGACTTGGCTACTGTCATCCTCTTTCCTCAATTGCAAATAAGTATACCTGATCATGATTAAATGGTAGTACCAGAAAAGTGTCTGAAATACACCAGCAATTGAACAAATAGTGAACTTTTAAGTTCTCTGACTGCTTTTCCTGGTACACATATACTATAGCTATACTTTGGAACTTATGTGTCCCCCAAAGTACTATCTATTAAATAAAGGCCTGGTCCCTGGTTTGGGGTCATTGTGAGATGGTGAAACCTTTCAAAGATGGAGTCAGTCAGAGATATTCCACTCACTGTACCATGTCCTTAAACAAGGTACTGGGATCccaactctttcttctttttctctttcactttttgaAAGAGATATCAGTTGTTTTGCGAAGTCATGTGTATATGCTGTGAAGTTCTCACTACCACAGACACTAAGAACAGGGCCCTGTAATCATGGATCAAAACCTCTAAAATCATGGTCAAAAATCTTTTCTCATTATAAGGTGATATCTCAGCCATTTGTGACTGAGTTAGCTTAGGATAAAAGCTGACCTTGAAAGGTGTCACAGCGAGATACTCAAAACAATATACAATGATGTAGTGGAACCATTAAAACAATCTATTACAATTAAAATTGTGTGAATATGGtctatatctttttttccctccacatAGTCTTACTGGACTCTAATCGCCCTTTTCTCACACTGAAATTTTTAATGGGAACCTGAAATCACATAAAGGGAAATTGTGGATAGGGGAGATTACAGTATGAGCTCTGCTCACCCTATATGTAGAAACAGAAGTAGAAAATGTAGTCCAAGCATGGTGATTATTACATCCAAGAGTGAGCAAAATCAAGAGAGGAGAAATGAAGGCCACCTTCAGAACAAATGTCTCCAGTGAGTTGTAAGAACCTTATTAAATTAGACTGGATCTATATGCTGTTTTAATATTGCAGTACAGTAGGGGGTTACCTTCCATTTTCATCATTGAGGGAAATACCAGATTATGTTTTCACAATCAAATTGTGAACTTCAGATGTCCACTGAAGGAAGCACTGAGAATGATGAGACCCAAATGCTCCTCTGACTCACAGGAAGCACAAGTCCAAGTGGGCCCTTAAGTCACCAGCACAATGACAACATTGTGATGCTGAGCTGGCCAGAACTGCCCTCCACAGAATTCTGAAGAACACACATATAGGTACAGTCATGTGACACCAGAGACCCACAACAAATAGAAGAGTGTTACTTCCTCTACACACACCAGAGAACAAATGCTAAACATCATTTTGCTGTTTGAACcagcttttaattttctttgaatagaGTAACTCTAATCCAGCACAGACAGTTTCATGTCCCTTGAGGACTAAGTTGAGAGAAAGTAGGTGACTAAGGAtccccaagagaaagagagggagagtcTTTCCAATCATTGCTCCACTTAAAACACACAGCTGAAAAGTTTCTCTACCCAGAGTCCCTTTCACATGCAATGAGGAGGACACATTCTCACTGAAGTTCTCACTGCAGAAAACAAACTGGACTTCATTTTAGAAGTAAGGTAAAATCCAAAGAAAGTTCATCAACAAAAGCCTGTTTCCAGTAGTGGTAGCTCTGAGTAAGTATATCACAAACCGATGTTGGAGTTTTCACTTTTCATCACACCCactaatttagaaattatttagcacatatatatatttataatttttaattggtgcattttgATTATGCAGAAAAATAGTTCCATTGTGACATATTCTTACATGTAAACAACATATCAACCACTGTTACATTTCCATCCCCCACCATGCCGTAATCATGCATGCACATTCACAAGTTTGGTTGGATTCATTCCACAGTCCTCCCCTTTtcccatcttttcttctttctcctcaaaTCCCTTCATCTGTTCTActgatttttcctgtttttaaaaacagttttaatttaTCCAGTGACTGATTAATTAATTCCCTTcccaaaatatttatggaaatatCATCTAAATTCTAATTGTACTGATTACATCCTGGGATCAAATGAGATATGCTCTAGAAACTAAATTTATTTGTGATAGACCCACAAAAGGCCTTCAATAGTACTAGCAAGTAATCATATTTGACTTTAGATATGCAACAGATCTGGAAACAGACTATTGAAGAGGCAGAGCTTGGGGAAGAAAACAGACAATGGCTTCTTCAGTTGTTAAGATGGAAAAATGCATACATtgaaggcaaaagaaagaaaatgacaatagAAATGAAGAGGAAGTAACTGAATTAAATGTTTGGATATAACAACTGAGCCCTGGAGAAGCAATCTGGAATACAGACAAGAGTGCTATCAGGTGACTATTGGGTATTTGAGAGAATaattaagacatttataaaagCATTGTTTATGCTAAAAGACTGTGAGTTGGAGTTTGACAGGTTGATAGGAAGGTTGAGCTGGAACTTTCTATGTATATACCACATACAACTCTTGACACTATACTCTGGATTCCTGAGATAAAGGAACAGATTTAAAATTTCATCTGCATGTACTATTTAAAATCAGTAAAACtgatattgaataaaaatataggaatagCCCATGAATCACCAAATAAATGAAGGATGAGCAGAAGGGAGGTGACCTTTGTATAATAGCAAGAAGTACAGAACAGTATGAAATAGGCCCAATTTTGTTACATGCATGTGTGAATGTGACACAATGAAACACACTCTTTTGCATTATTatacaccaataaaattttttttaaagaaatgtaggAGAAAAATTTGGAATGAGCTGTAATAGAAACAGTTTTCATTCTGCTGCAATTAACAGAAAAAGATGTTTATAGTGTATGGAAAAAACTAGAGATCaactttttctcattaaaaaaagaatttaaagactCTTGATATCTTTTGTTGGTTAGCTTAACTTACCCTTTGAGTCCtactttctttcaaaaattttcaatgtGTCATTTGTAGTATATAACATTTAGAACTTCACACCTGTTGCACCTTCAGGAATAACAATAccattaaatgaatgaaatgatggGTGAATAGAGTGCCTGCACCCTATGAAACTTTGTTTCTACATCAAATGCTCAATGTTCAATGAATCAGTGGCTGTAACATCAGGATTAGAAAAATCACATTCATGTTCCTAATCTGAGATAAGGAATTTCTTCAGAAATTGAGCGATTTCAGCCAAAAGTGTGAACAAAGGGAATTTCATTGACAAATGGCAGGAAGGAGAACAGCATTATAAATCCAAGAAGCCAAAGACAAGATTTGTTTGTTACAGAAACAAAGTCATGATAATGAGAAGCAAATCCTACAgctacataaaaagaaatgatgacCCAAAATGGACAATGGCATGAAATATTCATAATTCAGATTTCTTCACAAGAACTAATGCATCTGTATAAACTGGATTATTTTGACTTATGTTATAAACAAAAAGTAAGGATTGCCAGTAAAGGGTTGGGTGGAGTAAGGTGTAATTAGAAAGGGTCCACCATACAGCTATTTCATATTTAAGTAGAAAGTTTGCTGCATTGATAGGAGTCAACAGAATTTAAAGGAAATACAATTCAATGATATCTGGGCAAGTTCCAGAGTGCCTTGAAGGGGCTATCCTTGTGCCACGTTGAAGAGTATGGGTTACCAGTATCCTACACCTCTGGATAACAAATCATGGCTGTAAGGGCTTATCCATTTAAGACTCAGATTCTTCATTTACATAATGGGTCTCATTTAACAATATCTACACATGAATtgtgtggttttaaaaataatgaagtggTTATACCAAAGCTCTGTATGAAGGATGAAAATAATAAGTATTAATATcatcaatatttaaagaaaatttgtgtTCATTACCAGgttttcatattaatttaatGGTCATAAGTAGCCAGTGCTGATGCCCACACATCATGTGAATAACAATCTTGACATGTAAATTTCTACTTCACTGGTGAAATATatgttaagcaaaaaaaaaaaaaaatgtgtcttacTGCAGCAGAATAGTATGAGAACACTTTGGTTAACCTGAGATCATTAGGCTGGGAAAACACccagaaagaatttagaaaacatttccaTAAATCCTAGAGAGGCAATGCAAGCAAAACAAACACTTCTAGTCagataaaaagggaaagaaataattttattcccaTATACTATACAGTGTAATTTCCTTTTAATTGAATCACAATAATTTGCTGTTTCTAttactttacttatttacatGTTTGTCAATGAATTCAATGATATTTTAACTAAGGGTTTCTGGTGCACAGAATGGGAAGCACAAGTTAATACCACAGATTCTGACTCTTCATCATGTTCTATCCACAGGTGGTTCAAAACCAGCTCTTGTGACCAGAGCAATGGATGGACTGAATGGCTCTGTGGTTTCTGAGTTTGTGCTGCTGGGACTCTCAGGTTCTTGGGAAACTAAAGTTATTCTCATGATAACATTCTCCTTGCTCTACATAGGGATCATCCTGGGAAatttctttgttgtctttttgataattgtTGATTCTCACTTACATTCTTCAATGTACTTGCTGCTGGCCAACCTGTCCTTGAATGATATTGGTGTTTCCTCCACCACAGTTCCTAGGATGATCACAGACCTGTTAAAGGAACACAAAGTAATTTCCTTCCAAAGTTGTATGACACAGACATGCTTCATCCACACCATGGGAGGAGTAGAGATGGTGCTGCTCATAGCCATGGCATTTGACAGGTACGTAGCCATCTGCAAACCTCTCCACTACTTGACTATTATGAAACCAAGAACATGTGTTCTGTTGATAGTCATCAGCTGGGTAACAGGAGTGATCCATGCTATGACTCAATTTTCATTTGTTATACATTTGCCTTTTTGTGGTCCTAATAAAATAGACAGCTTTTGTTGTGACTTTCCCAGGATCATACAGCTTGCATGCTCTGATGCAGCCAACTTTGAGTTTGTTGTTGCTGCCAACAGTGGCGTCATAACCATAGGGAccttcttcctgctcctcctttcCTATGTCTTCATTTTGGTCACTGTCTGGAAACATTCCTCTGGGGACTTGTCCAAGGCTCTTGGCACATTGTCAGCTCACATCACTGTGGTGGTTCTATTTTTCACTCCATgcatatttatctatatgtggccATTTCCCACATCATCAGTTGACAAATACATGTTTATTGTTGATTTTGCTATCACTCCTGCCTTGAATCCTCTCATCTATACATTGAGAAACAAAGATATAAAGATAGCAATGCAAAGACTGAACAAGAAGTTTCATTATGACAGATTTTGCTGATCTTGGACACTGAAACCATACATCCACCTGCCTGCTGGACATCTACCCTTAGGCATTTGCCAGTTAATATGGCCAACTGAATATGACAGCTACCTCAATGAGTTGTACCTACCGATAGTAAGACTATGTCTTCTCTTCCTCCAGAGGAAGCATTTGCTCATTTCTTATATTATACTAACATCAGAAATGAAAATCCACTATGAAATTTTTAGGGGGAGaaagaatttgaataaataaGGTTATATGAATTAACTTGTAATCATTTGGGCAAAAATATAATTACATCCTTTCTGTTTCACATAGAGTATTAAGTAACCTCAAACTTGCTTTGTTGAATATGAGGGATCATCTCAAAGAATGGTTATATAGATAGAGCTAACTCTAGTTGCTCAAATCCATTCCCTCCAAATAATATCTGAGACTAAATTTAACTGTACATAGTTTATTTGGAAGCTAAGTTTTGGGAAAATCAGTGAGGAGGTTATACCAAGAAAGGAGACATGCATATGTTTATAAACATATTGGGATGCAAGCTCCTGTGACCCTCTAGGGGGCTATAGAGATTCTGTAATTTAGTATTATCTCAATTGAATAAATACTCTGATTCTCTGCTTTGCACAAGTCCCTTAAAACCAGAAGTTCAAGCATCTCTTCAGCTATGAACTGATTCAGCAAGACAGTGGCCACCTATCATTTCAGCTACCACAGATGTCACTATCTGACTTCAACAAAAGTCATTTGACTTCTGATATACCAAGAGTCAGCTCTTAGTTCCTGCTCAAGAACAACAGaccaaaataaagcaagaaattgACCACcttaagaaaaaatagataaaatgaccTCAAAGATATAAATTCTATTACACTCTCATGTATATAATTGTTGTAGTTGAAttgctctgtttttcttttgtatttaagaACAGGCACACTATCAAATGATGCTCTCACTTTAGAAACTCAAAAACTAAGAAGTATCAAGCTGTCCATATGCCTATCTTATCTAAAACACATAACTCTTAAATGTATCACCCCAGATGATACCATCTGTACTAAATATGTCCAACACTGACAACAACACTCTTAATTAACACCATGCAAACAAAACTGTGTTGTTTGTTTCTCTGCGTTGAAAATATATTCCAAGCTCTAGTCACACTTAGAATCAGCATTATTCATGAAAAAGATCTGATCACAAACAATGATGTTAAGGACTTATACCACAAACTTGATCATATTATCTTAATGTAATCTGTGTTTTGCATTCTTCCTCATATTTAAAGCAAATTTCTGGTGAATTTTATATCAAATTCCTATATACACACAATGAGGGACCCaagaagttttattaaaataattcaaggtTTTTATCAAATTAGTTTTGGGCCTTGAGCACTTTTTCATCAAAGAACCATATGGAGAAAAGCCTCTGACATGCTATAAAAATTAGTTATTTGccatggaaaggaaaaaaagccaCTAGGACTACAGAGTCTGGATGACACCTTAGTAATAAAAGCCAGAGCTCTTTAGATGTGCACCCCAGTCATGCTGCCTTCCAGCTCTGTGACTTCCAACAAGTTGCACTTCCCCAGATGCAAACTCTCCACAATGAGGTACACTTTATGGGGCTATTGTGAAAATTAGGTCAGACAATATGTGTGGAAGCTCCTGGCATGTTAGGCATATTCAGATGGTCTGGTTGTTCTTGTAAAATTCCACATATTTATACTCTATCTTTAGGAAGAGTTCTGCCTTGAAGTATTTGatgataaaaaattaacaatgggAACATGGAAATATAACGTCTCTACCTTCAGCACCTCTTCATAATAAATTAATCACACGGAATTTTTTTCCTGGTTATTAACATGAAttaaattttatagcatttttaatAGTCAATTGCAAATCAATACAAAGTATGAGTGATACCTCTCAAGGAGAGTTGAGAGGGTGAAAAAGCAGACCTGGGCTGTGGGATAATTCACAGTGCTAAGGGACTCTGTCATCTGATGTGTCCACCTGGAAGTAGGTTGTGTTCCATGAACATGTCCATTAAAGTCCTTTGACTTCACAAGCGAAAAATGGATACTTTTACATTGAAATTATTTAATTCCAATTTCTTGTTGTCAAATTTGCCATCTACCAGTTCTATTAGTGATACAAAATGTCACATTTTCCACAGCATTATGGAGAGCCATACTGCTTTAGAGAAAACTTCTGAATGAGTTGCACCAATACCTTCATACGCATGCTTATGTATATAATTTCTTATGTATATTAGCCATACATTTCATCTTTATGGACATAATTCTTAAAAGAACTTATAGGATTAAGTAAACCATTTGACTCAGAAAACCCACTCTtggctatttatttatgtatcacaAGCCCATGAGTGTTCACACAATTTTATAATTAACCACTATATGATGGACATAGTCCGAATGTCCTGAAGTGggaaattaatgagaaaatatcCATGTAATGGAATGTGATTCAGTAATGAATAGAAATTACTAGTACACACAAGCAAGTAAATAAATCTCAAGTGAAGAAACCTAGACTCAGAAGGGAACACACTGGATGGTTCtagaaatgcaactcaaaacctaatgagaaaaaaaaaaaaaaaaacaccttaaactGTTAGGATGTATTCtgtcaaagaataaaaagagagaaaaaaagaaagaaagtaaaagagatAGATCAGATGGGCCGTGATGCCTATAATCCTCACTactggggatgctgaggcaggaagatcccaaattcCATAATCAGCCTGGGCAAGCTAGGGAGATGctatatctcaaaatataaagttcTGTAGCTCACTGGTACACCATTTGCCTAACATTGTACTTGTTTttatctctagtaccaaaaaaaaatgagagagatcAAGTTCTGTTGAGCATGTAGAAAAAGGGAACTCATTCATACAGTAGGTATGCATCCCAGTATAAAGGATtgacaaaaattagaaataaacttaCTGTATGATGCAGTAATCACAGTTGGATAAGtatgcaaagaaatgaaataggaGCCTCAAAGAGATATCTGTGTTCTCActttcattgcagcattatttctCAAAGCCATGACATTGTTACCTTTAGTGTCCATCAGttgattaatgaataaagaaaacatggcacaCATAAATACAATGGAACACTATTTATCATGTATAAAGGATATACTGTCATGTGTcaacatggatgaaactagagGTCATTAAACTAAATGGAAAAAAGCcacaatcagaaataaaaataataatatacgaCCTAATTTATATGTAGAAACTTTTGTACAAAGCTTAATAAATAGGAACAGAGGGGAAAAGTAATTAGAGGAAGGACAACTGGGAGGAAAATAGTAGTgagtaaaagttttaaaacatatttttaggatgaataaatttaggaaaatatacTGCATGAAGACTATCATTTATAATGTGATACTACATGCTAAAAATGTATAGGTGCTGTCACCACATGCATGCACAGATTCTATGTAGAGTGATAAGAGAATGTTAATTTGAGTATATAAAACACTTCACTCTGTATATGGGTATCAAAATATGCTGTTCACCTTGAATAGATACAATAAAAGCACATTGAATAactgaaagaaaagcaaaactgtaGGAACAATAATCAGAGTCTGGGTTGTCTGAGTTGCAGTGTGGGGCATGGTTGATTATGAGGTACCACAGCACAATCTGGGGTTTAATGAGATTGTTGAAAAATCTGGACGGTGTGATAGTTTTCCAAATGATATGTGTAACTGTAGAACTGTAAACTTAAAACTTTTCATGTTATTACACATAAATTATatcataactaaaataaaaagtattacagcctcaattataaaacatttacagTAAGGAAATGCTTTATTGCATCACTAAGGTCCTACTAGTTCTTCAAGATTCAGAGAAATCCTATACTCTCTGCAGTTTTCTCTAAACCAATGAATGTCCTTGCCCTGGTTCTACCTCTCATAGCTCCTTCACTTCATACCTATGGAATATGGACAAGTAGGTAGCCTCATTTATGCATTTTCACATCTGTGAAAGAGTCCAAGGGTTTCGTAGTTGAATGAGGCAGTATTAGGAAGGTTTTGGAGTCCCAGTCTGAGAGAAAACCTTGAGTATTTTAGGTTCTTTAACGGAGATGACTTTGGACCTAAGGCCTCAGGATACAATAATGTATGGTAGAGCAAATAAGTTCATGTAAAGctgtgagaaaacaaatgaaagtagTAAGGAAACAAtgagagagtgagggagagagagggaagtgaGTAGATGGGTcagaaaaaaagatgcaaaagGCAGATGAAAATCGCACATTTCACATCAAattagttgaaaataaaaatggaaaaccaagaaacacaaggaaaaaaatctcctttGATGAATGTATGTTCAGTAGTTCCCCTCTCCAGGAAGAATGGATTCCATGATCCACAGAAGATGTCTCAAACCAACAAACCCTCATAACTTTGTTTGTTCCTGTACATACTCACCTATGATAGAGTAAATTGACAGGATGAGATTAGCAGCAATAACTAATGAAGCAGAACAATTGTCACAGTGCACTGCAGTAGTGAGCTGGAGCTCTCTGCTCTCCCCTCAAAGTGTCCACTGTCCTATACTGACCTATCTTTTAGGCCA
Coding sequences within it:
- the LOC114084771 gene encoding olfactory receptor 4F15-like, with amino-acid sequence MDGLNGSVVSEFVLLGLSGSWETKVILMITFSLLYIGIILGNFFVVFLIIVDSHLHSSMYLLLANLSLNDIGVSSTTVPRMITDLLKEHKVISFQSCMTQTCFIHTMGGVEMVLLIAMAFDRYVAICKPLHYLTIMKPRTCVLLIVISWVTGVIHAMTQFSFVIHLPFCGPNKIDSFCCDFPRIIQLACSDAANFEFVVAANSGVITIGTFFLLLLSYVFILVTVWKHSSGDLSKALGTLSAHITVVVLFFTPCIFIYMWPFPTSSVDKYMFIVDFAITPALNPLIYTLRNKDIKIAMQRLNKKFHYDRFC